A single window of Actinoallomurus bryophytorum DNA harbors:
- a CDS encoding ABC transporter substrate-binding protein: protein MYTGPLHRRGLAVGIAVIAGALALSACNAKTTTPGKKSALDTIKKNGKIVIATDASYAPNEFKQNGQIVGFDIDLGSAIAKKLGVTADFQDVKFDNILPALQSKKYDISLSSFTDNKQREQSFDFVTYFSAGTGLMVKTGNPEKLSPDDLSLCGKKIAVEKGTTQEDELTPKSSTKPDAGARVDKCKQGGKSAPTKVSLDDQNAANLALGNGRADAVLADSPVAAYAAKESGGKFEIAGKAYDTAPYGIAIPKNENELRDGIQKAIKDLITDGTYKQLTDKWGVSDGGITDPKVNGAAG from the coding sequence GTGTACACCGGCCCTCTGCACCGCCGCGGCCTCGCGGTGGGCATCGCAGTAATCGCAGGCGCCCTCGCGCTGTCCGCGTGTAACGCCAAGACGACCACACCGGGCAAGAAGAGCGCCCTCGACACGATCAAGAAGAACGGCAAGATCGTCATCGCGACGGACGCGTCGTACGCTCCGAACGAGTTCAAGCAGAACGGTCAGATCGTCGGCTTCGACATCGACCTGGGCAGCGCGATCGCCAAGAAGCTCGGCGTCACCGCGGACTTCCAGGACGTCAAGTTCGACAACATCCTGCCCGCCCTGCAGAGCAAGAAGTACGACATCAGCCTGTCGTCCTTCACGGACAACAAGCAGCGTGAGCAGAGCTTCGACTTCGTGACCTACTTCTCGGCGGGCACCGGCCTGATGGTCAAGACCGGCAACCCGGAGAAGCTGTCGCCGGACGACCTGTCGCTGTGCGGCAAGAAGATCGCGGTCGAGAAGGGCACCACGCAGGAGGACGAGCTCACGCCGAAGTCCTCCACCAAGCCCGACGCCGGTGCTCGCGTCGACAAGTGCAAGCAGGGCGGCAAGTCCGCGCCGACGAAGGTCTCCCTCGATGACCAGAACGCCGCCAACCTGGCGCTGGGCAACGGCCGCGCCGACGCGGTGCTGGCCGACTCCCCCGTCGCCGCGTACGCGGCCAAGGAGTCGGGTGGCAAGTTCGAGATCGCCGGCAAGGCGTACGACACCGCGCCCTACGGCATCGCGATCCCCAAGAACGAGAACGAGCTGCGTGACGGGATCCAGAAGGCGATCAAGGACCTGATCACCGACGGCACGTACAAGCAGCTGACCGACAAGTGGGGCGTCTCCGACGGCGGGATCACCGACCCCAAGGTCAACGGAGCGGCTGGCTGA
- a CDS encoding ABC transporter substrate-binding protein, whose amino-acid sequence MHTGLLRHRDIVAGVIALALSFTLSACGTRTASSGERSALDRIKKAGKITIAMDASYEPNEFEFHGRIIGFDVDLGTEIARNLGVPAHFQNVKFDKILPAVESKKYDLGMSSLTDNEQREQSLDFVTYFSAGTGLMVKAGNPLKLSPVGLSLCGRRIAVQEGTTQEDELVPKSSAKPEDGARVSKCKQAGKRAPVKVSLPDQDAANRALARGHADAVLADSPVASYAAKESGGKLATTGKAYDTAPYGIAIPKDESELRDAIQKIVKNLIGNGIYKVLTDKWGVSDGGITDPKINGAAG is encoded by the coding sequence GTGCATACCGGCCTTCTACGCCACCGCGACATCGTGGCCGGCGTCATCGCCCTCGCCCTCTCCTTCACACTGTCCGCCTGCGGGACCAGGACGGCCTCCTCGGGCGAGCGGAGCGCCCTGGACAGGATCAAGAAGGCCGGCAAGATCACCATCGCCATGGACGCGTCGTACGAGCCCAACGAGTTCGAGTTCCACGGCCGGATCATCGGTTTCGACGTCGACCTCGGAACCGAGATCGCACGGAATCTGGGTGTCCCCGCGCACTTCCAGAACGTCAAGTTCGACAAGATCCTGCCGGCCGTGGAGAGCAAGAAGTACGACCTCGGCATGTCCTCCCTCACCGACAACGAGCAGCGGGAGCAGAGCCTCGACTTCGTGACCTACTTCTCCGCCGGCACCGGCCTGATGGTGAAGGCGGGCAACCCGCTCAAGCTCTCACCCGTCGGCCTGTCGCTGTGCGGCAGGAGGATCGCGGTCCAGGAGGGCACCACGCAGGAGGACGAACTCGTGCCCAAGTCCTCGGCCAAGCCCGAAGACGGCGCCCGCGTCTCCAAGTGCAAGCAGGCGGGCAAGCGCGCCCCGGTGAAGGTCTCCCTCCCCGACCAGGACGCCGCCAACCGGGCACTCGCCCGCGGCCATGCCGACGCCGTCCTCGCCGACTCCCCGGTCGCCTCCTACGCTGCCAAGGAGTCCGGCGGCAAGCTCGCCACCACCGGCAAGGCCTACGACACCGCGCCGTACGGCATCGCGATCCCCAAGGACGAGAGCGAGCTGCGCGACGCGATCCAGAAGATCGTCAAGAATCTCATCGGCAACGGCATCTACAAGGTGCTGACCGACAAGTGGGGCGTCTCCGACGGCGGAATCACCGATCCCAAGATCAACGGAGCGGCCGGCTGA
- a CDS encoding ABC transporter substrate-binding protein, whose product MSSKPLSVPLNLRPEEDALRPRPLVRRMCAATLAALLGTPLAVACRDTGTGALGRIQRAGKIIIATDALYPPNEFKQGDRIVGFDVDLGTAIARKLGVKAEFQDVRFDTILRALEEDKYDISLSSFTDTRERESRFDFVTYLSAGTMLMVPQGNPRHLRPEGLSLCGKRIAVEKGTTQEEELSRKDVTKPDAGTRIDACLSGGRPAPIRMSYDDQAAANEALLRGHADASLTDSPSAIYGAKESSGRIQCSGEPYATALYGVAIPKREGDLRDAIFKAVKSLMSDGTYRRLTGQWGLSSGEVPDTRINAAS is encoded by the coding sequence ATGTCGTCTAAGCCCCTCTCCGTACCCCTGAACCTCCGCCCAGAGGAGGACGCTCTGCGCCCCCGTCCCCTCGTCCGCCGCATGTGCGCGGCGACGCTCGCCGCTCTGCTCGGAACCCCCCTCGCCGTAGCCTGCCGGGACACCGGCACGGGTGCGCTCGGCCGCATCCAGCGAGCAGGCAAGATCATCATCGCCACCGACGCCCTGTACCCGCCGAACGAGTTCAAGCAAGGTGACCGGATCGTCGGCTTCGACGTCGACCTCGGCACCGCCATCGCGCGCAAGCTCGGCGTCAAGGCGGAGTTCCAGGACGTCAGGTTCGACACGATCCTGCGGGCCCTGGAAGAGGACAAGTACGACATCAGCCTGTCCTCCTTCACCGACACCCGGGAGCGCGAGAGCAGATTCGACTTCGTCACGTACCTGTCGGCGGGCACGATGCTGATGGTCCCGCAGGGCAACCCGCGCCACCTGCGGCCCGAAGGCCTGTCCCTGTGCGGCAAGAGGATCGCGGTCGAGAAGGGCACCACGCAGGAGGAGGAGCTCTCCCGCAAGGACGTGACCAAGCCGGATGCCGGCACGCGGATCGACGCCTGCCTCAGCGGCGGCAGGCCGGCCCCGATCCGCATGTCCTACGACGACCAGGCCGCGGCCAACGAGGCCCTCCTCAGGGGCCACGCCGACGCTTCGCTCACCGACTCGCCATCGGCGATCTACGGGGCGAAGGAGTCGAGCGGCCGCATCCAGTGCTCCGGCGAGCCCTACGCGACCGCGCTGTACGGCGTGGCGATCCCCAAACGCGAGGGCGATCTGCGCGACGCCATCTTCAAGGCGGTGAAGAGCCTGATGTCCGACGGCACCTACCGTCGGCTAACCGGACAGTGGGGGCTATCCTCGGGCGAAGTACCCGATACGCGGATCAATGCAGCGAGCTAG